The DNA sequence GAAAATCCCGACCGCTCTAATTTTGAAACCAAAATGCGCCAAAGGGGTCGCTGGGTTTACGAAGTCCGGTGGAAAAAATTCCGGCAGGATTTGGTGGTTGTGCCACTTGTGCGGTAATGAAAGAAACGATTCCCCCAGGTGATTTTAGCCGCGAGGCTGCAAGGGAAATGGAGCCGGATTCGGAGATTCAATTTGCATAAAAAATGGATGTTGTTCGAACATCGCGTAGCAGGTAGTTTAGAAAGGATTAAAATCAATGACACATCAAAAAGAGGGCAAACGGGTCAAAGAGTCCATGGTGGAAATGACGGAGCTGGTACTCCCTCAGGACACGAATCCGCTGGGTAATATTTTTGGCGGGCGGGTTATGCAGCTCATTGATATTGCCGGAGGAGTTGCCGCCATGCGGCACGCCAGACGGGTGGTGGCAACGGTTTCTGTTGATCGAATGGATTTCCGGCACCCCATCCGAATGGGGCAGATCGTGACGCTGAAAGCGTTCGTTATTTTTACGGGCCGTACCTCAATGGAAGTACAGGTCGATGTGTACTCCGAGGAAGCCATTACCGGGGACAAGGTGCACACCACCACCGCGCATCTGACCTATGTGGCACTT is a window from the Calditrichota bacterium genome containing:
- a CDS encoding acyl-CoA thioesterase, which codes for MTELVLPQDTNPLGNIFGGRVMQLIDIAGGVAAMRHARRVVATVSVDRMDFRHPIRMGQIVTLKAFVIFTGRTSMEVQVDVYSEEAITGDKVHTTTAHLTYVALNQSGQPVPVPPILPETEEEIARFEAAKKRRERRRAR